A genomic stretch from Serratia entomophila includes:
- a CDS encoding LysR family transcriptional regulator, translated as MLGHLECFVSSAENGSFSAAGRKLGISPAAVGKNVTRLETLVGVRLFQRNTRKLILTEEGERFLLEVSGGLLSIQCALKGLSSGGGVAAGTLKVSMGTTFGLHFVLPMLPDFLARYPAIVPDWHFDNRQVDLIGDHFDAAIGGGIELAQGMIARELAPAHGVLVASAEYLRTLPPLRQPEQLAQHAGIFIRSPQTGRIRNLPLRNAENEQRAPAMAIKMTVNEPDAAARAAEMGLGIALIGIPNALPYLESGRLVRVLHGWYVDRGSVYLYFPTTKFLPTKTRVFVDHITEQFRLQKLAARFDAR; from the coding sequence ATGCTGGGCCATCTGGAATGTTTCGTCAGCAGCGCGGAAAACGGCAGCTTTTCCGCCGCGGGCCGCAAGCTGGGCATCAGCCCGGCGGCGGTGGGCAAAAACGTCACCAGGCTGGAGACGCTGGTTGGCGTGCGGCTGTTTCAGCGCAATACCCGCAAGCTGATCCTTACCGAGGAAGGGGAGCGTTTCCTGCTGGAGGTAAGCGGCGGTCTGCTGTCGATCCAGTGCGCATTGAAAGGGCTGAGCAGCGGCGGCGGCGTGGCGGCCGGCACGCTGAAGGTCAGTATGGGCACCACCTTCGGCCTGCATTTTGTGTTGCCGATGCTGCCGGACTTTTTGGCGCGCTATCCGGCGATCGTTCCCGACTGGCATTTCGACAATCGCCAGGTGGATTTGATTGGCGATCACTTCGACGCCGCGATCGGCGGCGGCATCGAGCTGGCCCAGGGCATGATCGCGCGGGAGCTGGCGCCGGCGCACGGGGTGCTGGTGGCCTCGGCGGAGTATCTGCGCACCCTGCCGCCGCTGCGGCAGCCGGAACAGCTGGCGCAGCATGCGGGCATTTTCATCCGTTCGCCACAAACCGGGCGCATTCGCAACTTGCCGCTGCGCAATGCGGAAAACGAACAGCGGGCGCCGGCGATGGCGATAAAGATGACGGTGAACGAACCGGATGCGGCGGCGCGGGCGGCGGAAATGGGGCTGGGCATCGCGCTGATCGGCATACCGAACGCCTTGCCCTATCTGGAAAGCGGCCGGCTGGTGCGGGTGTTGCACGGCTGGTATGTCGATCGCGGCAGCGTGTACCTCTATTTTCCCACCACCAAATTCCTGCCGACCAAAACCCGGGTGTTCGTCGATCACATTACCGAACAGTTTCGCCTGCAGAAGCTGGCGGCGCGCTTTGACGCCCGCTAA
- a CDS encoding lipocalin-like domain-containing protein gives MSVNAFIGSWSLVSSVFKGEDGKINYPLGEQVVGRISYEANGTMAAQLYGATRPRFAADDLAQGTEREIHAAFINMICYFGRYQVDESDQRVVHQVEGSSFPNWIGSRQVRFYSFIGDRLMLRTVPLQIGNGVQIGELVWQRIGAAS, from the coding sequence ATGTCAGTCAACGCGTTTATCGGCAGCTGGTCGCTGGTGTCTTCCGTGTTTAAAGGTGAAGACGGCAAGATAAATTACCCGCTGGGCGAGCAGGTGGTGGGCCGCATCAGTTACGAAGCCAACGGCACCATGGCGGCGCAGCTCTACGGCGCCACCCGCCCGCGCTTTGCCGCCGACGATCTGGCGCAGGGCACCGAACGGGAGATCCACGCCGCCTTTATCAATATGATTTGTTACTTTGGCCGCTATCAGGTGGATGAGAGCGACCAGCGGGTGGTGCACCAGGTTGAAGGCAGTTCGTTCCCCAACTGGATCGGCAGCCGGCAGGTGCGCTTCTACAGTTTCATCGGCGACCGGCTTATGCTGCGCACCGTGCCGCTGCAAATCGGCAACGGCGTGCAGATCGGCGAGCTGGTGTGGCAACGGATAGGGGCCGCTTCATGA
- a CDS encoding glutathione S-transferase family protein, giving the protein MITVHHLNNSRSQRILWFLEELGAPYQVQRYQRDPQTMLAPPALKNIHPLGKSPVIVDGDLTLAESGAIIEYLQEAYDAQGLFMPTDYHARQQYRYWLHYAEGSLMPLLVMKLVFSRLGQPPIPWLLRPVAGAIGKGVQREHLDKQIATHAEYLEQHLNKGTWFVGNEFSAADIQMSFPLEAMAARGALDDCPKLRGYLQRIHARPAYQRALEQGGPYELLS; this is encoded by the coding sequence ATGATCACCGTTCATCATCTGAATAACTCGCGCTCGCAGCGCATCCTGTGGTTTTTGGAGGAGCTGGGCGCGCCCTATCAGGTGCAGCGTTACCAGCGCGATCCGCAGACCATGCTGGCGCCGCCGGCGCTGAAAAACATCCATCCGCTGGGCAAATCGCCGGTGATTGTCGACGGCGATCTGACGTTGGCGGAGTCCGGCGCCATCATCGAATACCTGCAGGAGGCCTACGACGCGCAGGGGCTGTTTATGCCCACCGACTACCATGCCCGCCAGCAGTACCGTTACTGGCTGCACTATGCCGAGGGTTCGTTGATGCCGCTGCTGGTGATGAAGCTGGTGTTCAGCCGGCTGGGCCAGCCGCCGATCCCCTGGCTGCTGCGGCCGGTGGCTGGCGCGATCGGCAAGGGCGTGCAGCGCGAGCACCTCGACAAACAGATAGCGACGCACGCGGAATATCTTGAACAGCACCTGAACAAGGGCACCTGGTTTGTCGGCAACGAATTCAGCGCGGCGGATATCCAGATGAGCTTCCCGCTGGAGGCGATGGCGGCGCGCGGCGCGCTGGACGATTGCCCGAAGCTGCGCGGCTACCTGCAGCGCATTCACGCTCGCCCGGCCTATCAGCGTGCGCTGGAGCAGGGCGGCCCCTACGAGCTGCTGAGCTAG
- the bhsA gene encoding multiple stress resistance protein BhsA, whose translation MKNVKIFATALLLTTASFASVAADLPSSQPAANAQKIGVVSVSGADNLSALENELASKAAASGASAYRIVAAGGQNKLYGTAEIFN comes from the coding sequence ATGAAAAACGTCAAAATTTTTGCTACCGCTCTGCTGCTGACCACCGCTTCTTTCGCCAGCGTCGCCGCTGACCTGCCAAGCAGCCAGCCTGCCGCCAACGCCCAGAAAATCGGCGTAGTTTCCGTCAGCGGCGCCGACAACCTGAGCGCGCTGGAAAATGAACTGGCCAGCAAAGCCGCTGCTTCCGGTGCCAGCGCTTACCGCATCGTCGCCGCCGGCGGCCAGAACAAACTGTACGGCACCGCAGAAATCTTCAACTGA
- a CDS encoding 3-oxoacyl-ACP reductase family protein, with protein sequence MSATHPLQGKVAFVQGGSRGIGAAIVKRLAREGAAVAFTYAASAERADAVANEITAAGGKALAIRADSTDAAAVQQAVRQAAGSFGKLDILVNNAGVFTLGSTEELPLADLDRMLAVNVRSVFIASQEAARHMNDGGRIIHIGSTNAERVPFGGAAVYAMSKSALVGLTKGMARDLGPRGITVNNVQPGPVDTEMNPDEGDFAEQLKQLMAIGRYGKDEEIAGFVAYLAGPQAGYITGASLSIDGGFSA encoded by the coding sequence ATGTCAGCAACACATCCTCTGCAGGGCAAAGTCGCATTCGTTCAGGGCGGCTCACGCGGCATCGGCGCCGCCATCGTCAAACGGCTGGCGCGCGAAGGCGCCGCGGTCGCCTTTACCTACGCCGCCTCCGCCGAACGGGCCGACGCTGTGGCGAACGAAATCACCGCCGCCGGCGGCAAAGCACTCGCCATCAGGGCCGACAGCACCGATGCGGCGGCGGTGCAGCAGGCGGTGCGCCAGGCGGCGGGCAGCTTCGGCAAATTGGACATTCTGGTGAATAACGCCGGGGTGTTCACGCTGGGCAGCACCGAGGAATTGCCGCTGGCGGATCTGGATCGCATGCTGGCGGTTAACGTGCGCAGCGTGTTCATCGCCAGCCAGGAAGCGGCGCGCCACATGAACGACGGCGGCCGCATCATCCACATCGGCAGCACCAACGCCGAGCGCGTGCCCTTTGGCGGCGCGGCGGTATATGCGATGAGCAAGTCGGCGCTGGTCGGCCTGACCAAGGGCATGGCGCGCGATCTCGGCCCGCGCGGCATCACCGTCAACAACGTGCAGCCTGGCCCGGTGGATACCGAGATGAACCCGGACGAGGGTGATTTTGCCGAACAGTTGAAACAGCTGATGGCCATCGGCCGCTACGGTAAAGACGAGGAAATCGCCGGCTTCGTCGCCTACCTGGCGGGACCGCAGGCGGGCTACATCACCGGCGCCAGCCTGAGCATCGACGGCGGCTTCTCGGCGTAA